Genomic window (Zingiber officinale cultivar Zhangliang chromosome 2B, Zo_v1.1, whole genome shotgun sequence):
AACCCTTCTGGAACTTTTATATACTTTAATGACTTGCACACCtgtaacttttctttttttgtgaATGAGCACGCAGCAAGAGGAAGATATGTTCTCTTCTCCCCAAATATAGGTGTTAATTCAGGCCTAATTCCCATCTCAACCATGTCCAACCTAGCTGCCACATTATCCTTGGTTTTTTCCTTTAACATTCATCAAAGTATTAATGAGGGATTCAAAGACATTTTTCTCGATGTGCATAACATCGAGACAATGCCTTACATGCAGGTGTTTCCAGTaaggaatattaaaaaagattgacttcttcttccaacattttctgaaaattgttgctcctaaatctttttcttctatatTGACTTCCAACATATTAGCCTTTGCATTCTTTTTTTTCCCTCTCACACTTATCCTCTTTCCAAACTCACACCTTATGTTAGAAAGTTTGTCAAACAACTTAATCCCAGATAATGGTTTAGCTGCTTCTCCAAGTTCCTCCATGCCATTAAACTCCTTCATTTGCCTACGATAGGGATGAAACCGTGATAGGAATCGTCTATGGCCAGCAAATGACATTTTCTTCCCATTTTCCAAGTGACTTGCATAAGTATCTTCTCCGCATATTGGACATGCATAATAACCATGTGTAGTACATCCACTAAGGTTACCATAGGCAGGAAAGTCATTGATAGTCCATAATAAGACTGCTTTAAGAGTGAAGAACTGCCTTCGATAAGCATCGTAGATTCCATCAACTCCTTCCCACAATTGTTGCAAATCTTCAACTAACACCTCCAGATAGACATCAATATCGTTTCCAGGCTGCTTAGGCCCTGAAATGAGCATAGTTAGCATGATGTATTTCCTTTTCATACACATATTTGGAGGTAAATTATAGTTGACCAACATGATTGGCCAACAGCTGTACCGACTACTAAGGTTGCTATGAGGATTAATGCCATCAGCTGCAAGTGCTAGGCGAAGATTTCTTGGCTCACTTTCAAAGTCGGGCCACATATGATCCACCAACTTCCATGATGGTGAATCAACTGGATGACGTAACTGACCAACAACTCTTGTAGAATCTGCATGCCATGTTAAATTTCTTGAGGTctctaaagatttaaacatgcgctTAAATCTTGGAATGGGAGGGAAATACCAAACCACCTTAGCAGGAACACCTTTCTTCTCAACCTTGTTTTTCGTTAGCTTCCATCGTGACAAACCACATTTAGGGCAGCTTTCACAGTTTTTATATTGCTTCCTATAAAGAATACAATCATTGGAACAAGCATGAATCTTTTCATGAGTCAACGCCAAACAACTCAATGTTTTTTTTACCTCATACATTGAAGATGATAGATTGTGATTAATTggcagcatatccccaaaatctaATAGCAGATctgaaaatagagcatcactcaTTCCATGCTTTGCTTTGGTATTGTACAGTTTCACAAGTGCACTCAATTTTGTGTAACGTTGACATCCCTTATACAATGGCTTCTCTGAttcctctaaaaatttcataaattcttCAGGATTTTCTGTATAGTTATCAAACGCTGCCTCACACATATGAGCGGTTTCAAAGTTATCATAATAATTGTTAATTGGCTCTTGGTTGACACTCCCTTTTGCTTTATCATCTTTGGCAGGTTCACCATGCCAAATCCAATTCATATAATTTTGACTAAAACCATGGAAATAAAGATGCTCTAAAATGGACTTAACCGGTCCTTTCTTAAGATTGatacatttgcaacaaggacaatgAATATCATTGGGGTCAATATTGGGATTCTGCAAACAATTTCTAATGAATTGTTCCACACCCTCCTCATACTCTTTGGACCTTCTATCCAAGTATATCCAGGTTTTATCCATTTCAATCAAGCAAAATCTCCAAACAAATGGGTCAAAATCTGAAGATATTAAAGTGAATAAACAAAAGTTAAAAAAACAAATACAACATTTGTGTTCAAAATGTAAAATCCATGAAACTTTAATTTGTAAAATCTATTGCAATAAGTCATATAGTGACACACAAAAATTGTAGAAGTCATGCGACACACAAAAAAAATGAACACACAAAAAAATCATATATTGACACCCAATTTTAGAAGTCATGTGAGGCTTTCATATATTGTCATGATTGAGATGAAATTCTTCGAACACATACTACAACAAGATATCCTTGAGGTTTTCATgacacaagcaagagaagcattCTCAAAAGCAATAGCCAATAGCATATCAATCAAATATAAGAATGCAGTATCTTTATCATCATATTGGCTTTAATTTGCTCTAAGTGTCATTATTATTTGTCTCTTAATTCTTTGAAGGATAACTTGGAAAAACATCCAAAAGTTACTGTACTTGATCCAGCTACCATAAAACTTTTGCAAATCGCCAATcaataccaaatacaaaatactAATTATGCTTTGGATAGGAAATTACATCTTCAATGATGTTACTATAAGCACTATAAAAAAATCACAATACCAGGACCTTTAGAGCAGAATCATGTATTGACAAGAAAAATCAACAGAATCATGTATTGACAAGAAAAATAACCCTAACAAGAATAAGAACTAAATCACCCTAACACTTTATGATTGATCAAAAACACTTAATAATAGGACCTTTGGAGCATCTTAGTAGTtcattatacaaaaaaaaaaaaaaaatccatgggAGAATCAGAAACATAACGGAGAGGcagagaggaaaggaaagaaggggTCGGTAAGGGAACAAAACCTAGCGTTGTAGAGAGGAAAGGATCTCCGTGCGTTGGGGTGGGAGGTGGGACTCGAAGGTCGCTGGGTGAAGTGGATCTCCGTACGTGACAAGGGGGAGTCGAAGATCGCCTGGTGAGATGCGAAACGGCGGAAAAAAGGAGGAGGGAAGAGGCGCCAGGTGCGTCGGGCGAAAAAACACGAACAAGGGAAGAGGGAAGAGGCGCGCTGGGTGAGAACCGAAACGGCAAAAAATTGGTTAAGAGGGAGTAGGGTTTGGTTCGCATGCGTGGAAAATATTAACCAGTTCAAtagggaaattttttaaaatcagttcAAAGTTATTACTTCACCACTTAAATATATTAGTTTGATATTGTAACTTTTTACTTCATCATATTTATATTATGAAGTAAAATATTAGATAAAATTAGAAGTGAGCCCCGCCTTTTTTAATCTATGAAGCCTAAAATAGTATTTACTACATCAAATTTATTATCGAAGTTGATTATAATATATTACTTCAAAAATACTGATTGCCGAAGTAAATAATTGCGAAGTCTATTCCAGATTTTCACATAGTGTTTGTCATCTAAAGTATGAGGGACTGGAGGTGCGAGTACTCCAAAGAGACTAGTGATGTACTCATCTAGCTCTGCCTCCTCTCCTAGAGATGGATCAGGCTGATCCTAGGCCATAGGATTAGGCTGGGGTTGGGCTGCCGGATCAGGTGGAGGTTGAGCGATTGGGTTAAGCTGGTGTTGGGCCTCTCTCCTCCAAGATAGGACACTCTCATCATCTATATGTACACCGGCTAAGGAGAATTTCCTAGCACCTACCATATCAAACTCATTTAGGTCTCTAACATCACCTGTGGTGACATTAACGCCCAATGAGGCTATATAGGAGATCAAAATGTAGTAATAGGGCATGTGGACCCGTCGGCTAGTGGTAATACCAGCTGAATATAGGATGATATGAAATATGTACAAACTAATGTCTATATTTAATCTATGACATAATGCATAAAGGAGAAATGAATGAAAAGGACGCATTATCGCTATGTCGCGAGTGGTCAGAGGCAAAATGCATATGACTAGGACCCTATAAAGGGCATAGTCTTGGACTCTAAGGGTGACAGATCTAAATAAGGTTACAGTTAGTGTACGCTGAcccccaaaaaaatatgaatagattATATCGAGCgtgatatgtgagtagggataaCCAAATGATGGATCTTGAGGGGGGTAGCACTGGAAGGGACATGCGGATGGACGTCATCCCAAACAGTCCCGAATAATAGGGATAACGTAATATCCATACCGGTGACCTAGTGGTGTAGGTACAATTATTGACtctaactaggttgttatacAACTTAGCACACAGACCTATGTTGACTGAACTAGAGCAATAAACTAAACGCTGCAAGCTGTAATAGTCAATAACTTCTGCAGATGGAATGCATGATCGCATGAAAAAATATCTATCTAAATATCTAGAAGGTAAATGAACGTATATAGTAGAggaaaacctaatcctaagttcatcagtggaaaacctagggtctgtactagcagtCGAGGGGCCAGCACTAGGATGTGATCGTTTCCtaattaacaaataacatcctaaTGTTAAAATTCTaagcaacaaaaaaataaaaaaaaataaggtttAGGTTTAAAAATTTACTGACGCATTGTGAATATTTATAAAAGAATTGACGACTTCGGTTGATCTGCAATGCACGACTTGAGAATCAAAGGAGAAAAGTTTTAagaagttgatttttttttttattttcctgcTTTTGCTCGTAAAGCCCGGTGAGGGGCCTTTTGCAAAAGAGAAAAGGGAGAGTGACAATGGGAGGGAATGCCCGCTTACCCCCTTAAATATAGTTGTTCCACCGTATGTGTATAAATAACCAGTCTAAAATTGATCTTTATGTAGATCAGATAAATATTCTATATCTGCATAATTAATTAACTCTAAAGTAGACATATTAGAATAAAACAAACTCAAATTGATGGTACCTTGAAGATACTTAAATATATATTGAATTACATTCCAATGCCTATGTGTTGGAGAAAAATTATATCTTGCTAATTAATTTATAGCAAATGTTATATCTGGTCTTGTACTATTAGTAAGATATATTAATGCACCAATGCACTTAAATACGGTAGTTCAGGATCAAGTAGTTCTTCACCATTTTAACTATGTCGAAAAGGGTCTTTGTTCACATCAAGCGAGAAAACAAATGTCGAGGAACTTAATTGATgaactttatttatataaaattattttaagacctTTAGAGTATAAGCTGATTGATGGATAAAAATTCCATCTATAAAATATTCGATATGTAATCCAACACaacttcatttttttaaaaaaactttcatcTTGAATTCCCTTTTCAAGATATCAACTATATTTAGAAATTCTTCGATACTTCCAATGACATTCAAATCATCAACATATATATACAACAATAATGATAAACTTTGGTCCATCTTTTTTTATAAAAACACATGGACAAATTGGATCATTTTGATATTTGTGTTGCACCAAATAATCACTTAAGACGTTTATACTGCATACGTCCAAATTACTTCAATCCATACAATGTTCTTTGTAATTTAATGGAATAAATATGTTTAAAATTTGAACTTGATGTTGCTGCATCATGAGCCCTTCAAAAATGTTCATATAAATATCATTTTCAAGTTTTTCATATAAATAAGTTGTTACTATATCCATCAAATGCATTTCAATCTTTTCTTGTATTGTCATACAAAGAAGATATCGAAATGTGATTGCATCCATTACAGGGGAATATGTTTTTTCATAGTCAATATCAGGCTTTTGAGAAAAAATTTGTTCCAGTAAATGagctttatatattattattttatttttctcatttcACTTTTGTATAAAAATCCATTTGTTTCTAAGGGGTTACACCTTTGGTGTTTGGACTACAAGTCCAAAAACCTTATGTTTTGCAAGTGAGTTTAATTTCTCTTGAATTGCATCTATCCGTTTTGGCCAATCATGCATACTACCACATTGTTCAATAGATTTAGATTCTTGATCCTCATTTTCATAAATAATATCAAGTGCTACACTGTATGCGAATTTATTATCGGCAACTAATTTTGATCAATTCAATGTCTTCCCCATCTTGATATAATTTATTGagatctttttttttattttcaagtatCTAGACCTTCTTCTAGGGTTTTATCAATAGTTATATATGTTAGTCATCTCTACAGGAGATTGAGTCGTTTCAAAATGAACATCTTGATTAGTTGctccttttctttttcaaagatttttatcTTTAGAACCAATCAGTCTATCACACTTTATGCGAGTAGTAGTCTCATGAATTGATTGTCTAATTGTTTCATCAATATGAGTCAGAACATTAATAGTTGGTATATGTGACTTAGTCACTCTTTTCAGATTAGTGAATGCATCAAGCAATTCATTTGTAATATTTTGCAAATGTATTACTTCAAGTTCACATTGATTTCTATGAGGATCAAATTGTGATAATAATGCATTCCAAGTATCTTCTTTGGAAAACTCTTTATTTTCTCACCCTAACTTTGGAAAAATTGTTTCATTAAAGTGACAGTCGGCAAATTGTATCGTAATGACATCTCCCCCATTGGTTCCAAATATCTTATAATTGAAGGAGAATCATATCAAACATATATTTTCAATTTCCTTTGGGGTCCCATTTTACAGTGTTGTAGTGGACTAATTGACACATATATTGTACATCCAAATATTCTCAAATGGGATATATTAGATTGTTAACCAAAAGTCAATTATAAGGAGGAGAATATATGATAATTGGTTGGCCTGATAAGTATAAGTGTCGCTGATGCAAAATAGCATGTCTCCAAATGGATTTAGGGGGCTTAGTTCTCATAATCAAGGTCTAGCTATTAATTGGAGGTGTTTGATAAATGATTTAGCTAAACCATTTTGTGACATAAGCAATAGGATGTTCAACAGTTATCCCAATAGACATACAACAATCGTTAAATACTTGGGATGTAAATTCACTAGCATTATCAAGATGTATTTTCTTGATAGAATATTCTAAAAATTGTGCTCTCAATCAAATTATTTAAATGGTCCATATGGTGGATGAATAGGCCCATATATGTCACCTTGTATAAATTCTAGAAATACAGGAGATTTAATTCCAACTTTATATGGTGACGACCGCATAATAAGTTTTCCTTGAGAATAAGTAGCATATGAGAATTTATTAAATTGAAGATTTTGGGTGTCCTATgaattcttgataattttttaaaatattataaaactaGGATGTTCCAACCGATCATACTAAAGTATAAAATCATTTGAGTCGGTAAACATTGGGTttattgttgcatttgtttctacCGCATATGTTATTGTGTAGTACAAATCAGATGAAAAGCAGGTAATCTTTCATATATGTGTTTCTTACCCAACATTAATTTTGTAATATAGAGATATTCAATATTCTCATTGATTCGGATGCAGGTTAGGATATATAAGGGAGGGGGCATTTGGGTCATTTCATGCATTAGGGTTTTAGTGCTTTTAAAGAAGCACTGTTCACAGGGAAAAGGGGGGGGATTCGTGCTTGGGAGCCGCCAGGAGTAGtatcttcttcctccctctcgGGCTTCTCGCCGACGTTGGCGCCGACTGCCGGCCTCCGCCTCCTCTCCTCCCCCTCCGGCTGCAAGcacctcctcttctccttgcttaCGCGCGCTGTCGCAAGCTCTCTCGCCTTCGCCACTTTGCTCTTCGCCGGCCCTCGCCGCGgctcctcttctcctcctcgtGAGGTCGCCACCGGATGGGCGCGATGCCGCCTCCCGCGGCCGGCGCAGCCTCCTGCGGCCAACGCTGCTGCCTCCTGCGGCCAACCCCGCTGCCTCCTGCGGCCGGCGCCGCCTCCTGCGGCCGCTGCCTCCTCCTTTCCCGGCCACTGCCACCTTCTCCCGCAGCCGCTATCGTTGTCGTTGCCTCCGGTAGGCGCTACTGCCTCAAGCAGGAGCCAGCCGCTGCCTCCGGCGGGTGCTGCCGTCCCCGGCGACTAGCACCGTTGTCTCACGCCGCCTCCGGCGGCAATGGATGCCACTGCCGACGCCCCCAGCGGGCATCGACACTTCTTTCAATGACCACCGGTGCTTCCCGCCGCTGCCACCGACGCCTACAGCAGGTGTCGGCTCCAGCGATAGTCGCTGCCACCTCTAGCGGTCGTCGTTACCCTCCGGGCAGCTGTCATTTGAGTGCTTAGGTTCGTATACTCCGACCTTTGAGTCGAGATGACCTTCGGCCTGTGAGCCGATGTGGTGCCGGCCATCGAGCCGACGTGTTTCGCTATCTGCACCGCTATTATGTCTATGTGTTATTGGTATTATCCGGCCTGTGTGTCGTGTTCCAGCCCGCGCGTCGTTGTTAtattccggcctgcgtgccgatgtcaCATGTCGGCCGTGTCGCCGTTGTACTCCGATTGTATCACCTTTCAGATCCATGTCGTATTCGGCTCCGTGCCGTCACCTCCGGATCCAGCTCCTCTTCGATCGGCTCAGATGCATCCATTCTTCTGGGTCAGACGACTCGATTAGCAGCGCGACCGACTCACCGATCCATCGGAGGGCGCCCCCCGGGGCTAGGGTATGTCGCTGTACTCATTTCACACTTATTTTATTGTCCTGTTATTATGTGGATGCTTATATGTTCGCgggacccacctcgagcatcggggtaccaggtaTCGGggtaacccggtcgctggctgcagggattgttgaccagaggacttccggacgacttggtcaacacaggagaTAGCTCATCAGcagggtcatggggatgcggtcaaccttccagacacgtcattccggtaggttcgtcttctcagcttcccgacaggatcaaattggcgtcgtctgtgggaacacacctggtctggaacgtgaagatggatgacGCCAGAACTTTCTGTCATCCTCATTACCGCGGTAAATTCTGAAGaatatatcatattctcctcactccacgggtattcgggagttgaggaaTTGAGTCAGATTCTCAGCTGGTCGGTAGGTCAGTTTTTTCAGTTATACTCTTTCTTTTAGTTATTTAATCTGTCAAAGTtcctcgatgtcgaagaccccgtaccgatcggccgggcgtatattatacgagccacgggctcgatgtcgaagacctcgTGCTGATCGACCAGGCGTATATTAGCTGAGCCCCGAGCTCGatatcgaagaccccgtgccgatcggccgggcgtatattatccgagccacgggctcgatgtcgaagaccccgtaccgatcggccgggcgtatattatccgagcaacggactcgatgtcgaagacctggTGCCaatcgaccgggcgtatattatccgagtcacgggctcgatgtcgaagaccccgtgccgatcggccgggcgcaTATTATCCGAGcaacgggctcgatgtcgaagaccccgtgccgatcggccgggcgtatattatccaagccccgagctcgatgacgaagaccccgcgccgatcggctgggcgtatattatccgagccacggactcgatgtcgaagaccccgtgtcgatcggccgggcgtatattatccgagccccgagctcgatgacgaagaccccgcgccgatcggccgggtttgagttatatttgaagaccgtcgagcggcgacgttaaaccctcgtGTCATCagctgtcgagcggcgaccttaaaccctcgcgtcatcggcggtcgacCGACGACcataaaccctcgcgtcatcggcggtcgagcggtgaccttaaaccctcgcgtcatcggcggtcgagcggcgatcttaaaccctcgcgtcatcggcggtcgagcggcgaccttaaactcttgcgtcatcggcggtcgagcggcgaccttaaatcctcacgtcatcagcggtcgagcggcgaccttaaacccgcgTCTTCACCGACCGGCTTATCAGAGCATCGGATATTCTACCTCCCCCATTcagggtcgagcagtcttcatgAGCATCTACCTCCCCCAGCCGGAGTCGAGCAATCCTCACGAGCATCTACCTCCCCCATCAGGGGTCGAACGAGCATCTACCTTCCCCATcaggggtcgagcagtcttcacaAGCATCTACCTCCCCCATCAGGGGTCGAGCAGTCTTTACGAGCATCTACCTCCCCCATCAAAGGTCGAGCAATCTTCACGAGCATCTATCACCCCTGTTCTGGGTCGAGCAGTCATATCGGATCTTATATCCTTCCTGTTCGAGTTTGAGCGATCTTTACTAGTCACGGACGTAGCGGAACACTTTATCtgccccattcggggtcgagtcaTCGTCGGCAGTCACGAACAAGAGTATCTCCACCGATTTTGAATCAGGATATCTC
Coding sequences:
- the LOC122048744 gene encoding uncharacterized protein LOC122048744 codes for the protein MDKTWIYLDRRSKEYEEGVEQFIRNCLQNPNIDPNDIHCPCCKCINLKKGPVKSILEHLYFHGFSQNYMNWIWHGEPAKDDKAKGSVNQEPINNYYDNFETAHMCEAAFDNYTENPEEFMKFLEESEKPLYKGCQRYTKLSALVKLYNTKAKHGMSDALFSDLLLDFGDMLPINHNLSSSMYEVKKTLSCLALTHEKIHACSNDCILYRKQYKNCESCPKCGLSRWKLTKNKVEKKGVPAKVVWYFPPIPRFKRMFKSLETSRNLTWHADSTRVVGQLRHPVDSPSWKLVDHMWPDFESEPRNLRLALAADGINPHSNLSSRYSCWPIMLVNYNLPPNMCMKRKYIMLTMLISGPKQPGNDIDVYLEVLVEDLQQLWEGVDGIYDAYRRQFFTLKAVLLWTINDFPAYGNLSGCTTHGYYACPICGEDTYASHLENGKKMSFAGHRRFLSRFHPYRRQMKEFNGMEELGEAAKPLSGIKLFDKLSNIRCEFGKRISEKTKDNVAARLDMVEMGIRPELTPIFGEKRTYLPLAACSFTKKEKLQHFLPIVIRDALPKHVRYAIIRLCFFFKDICCKVIDVAKLDKLQSDLVVTLCLLEQYFPPSFFDIMLHLTVHLIREVRLCGPVYFRWMYPFERYMKVLKSYVGSRKHPEGCIVQRYLAEEAIEFCSEYLNDVDPIGVPQSIRDPKANVSGLQACNTPIIVQQVDLQQAHLTVLENMEEVSPYIIEHKTFLKSMFPKKENDERWIQDAHNKRFIDWFRTKVAAEIDSCNGGTTSTLTWLAHGPRAQIIKYNSYVINGNLYQTKARDDDRVCQNSGVSLVANTMLVCSAKDKNPLLADVSFYGVIEEIWELDYHQFHVPLFKCAWVANDKGIINNDECGFTLVNLNKRGHKNDEFVLASQVNQVFYIDDPLQKGWSIVLPVPNRCYEGDDDEWSSIPDSRPIDDIDTHCNPTQERYFRSEIEGVWVTKKKK